The following proteins are co-located in the Poecile atricapillus isolate bPoeAtr1 chromosome 2, bPoeAtr1.hap1, whole genome shotgun sequence genome:
- the LOC131576365 gene encoding 7-alpha-hydroxycholest-4-en-3-one 12-alpha-hydroxylase, with product MMLWVILLCTLVSSLLGGLYVLGVFRRRRPDEPPLEKGTIPWLGYLLEFRKDSSEFLKRMQRKHGDVFTVLIGGYYFTFVMDPFCFGTIVKESRSKLDFRTNAARLVVQVFGYKPTEATLNIVHASSTKHLMGDGLTVLIQATMESFRKLLLFNLSSGEKRVWQEEKLFHYCYNIVFRAGYLALYGTEPPRRAGNKDKAEEQDRLHSNQLFQEFQKYDRLFPHLAYALMPPKDKREAERLKRHFWNMLSVKKVWQKDNISGWISDQDQLLAENGVPEYMRARFMFMLLWASQGNTGPTAFWLLLYLLKHPEALKAVRDEVDKVSRDSGQEIKAGSPPVTVTRDMLNQTPLLDSALEETLRLVAAPMLVRAVLEDTCLTTSSGTAFTLRKGDRVALFPHISVQMNPEIHEEPHKFKYDRFVNPDGTRKDFYRNGKKLKFVSMPWGAGVSTCPGRFFATAEMKLFVFLMLSHFELELVNEEEEIPAIDISRWGFGTMQPVHDVQFRYRPRF from the coding sequence ATGATGCTCTGGGTGATTCTCCTCTGTACCTTGGTGTCATCGCTGCTCGGTGGGCTCTATGTCCTGGGTGTGTTTCGGAGACGGAGACCTGATGAGCCGCCCCTGGAAAAAGGTACCATTCCCTGGCTGGGCTATCTGCTGGAATTCAGAAAGGATAGCTCAGAGTTTCTCAAAAGGATGCAGAGGAAGCATGGGGATGTTTTCACAGTGCTGATCGGTGGCTATTACTTCACTTTTGTGATGGATCCCTTCTGCTTTGGCACCATTGTGAAGGAATCGCGATCCAAACTGGACTTTAGGACTAATGCAGCTCGGCTGGTTGTGCAGGTTTTTGGCTACAAGCCCACTGAAGCCACTCTAAACATAGTTCATGCATCGAGCACAAAGCACCTGATGGGAGATGGCCTCACTGTCCTCATACAAGCCACCATGGAGAGCTTTCggaagctgctgcttttcaacCTGAGCTCAGGAGAGAAGAGAGTGTGGCAGGAGGAAAAGCTCTTCCACTACTGCTACAACATTGTCTTCAGAGCTGGCTATCTGGCTCTGTATGGCACCGAGCCACCCCGACGGGCAGGGAACAAGGACAAAGCTGAAGAGCAGGATCGCCTCCACTCCAATCAGCTCTTCCAGGAGTTTCAGAAGTACGACCGCCTCTTCCCTCACCTGGCCTATGCTCTGATGCCTCCCAAGGACAAAAGAGAAGCTGAGCGGCTTAAGAGACACTTCTGGAACATGCTGTCTGTGAAGAAGGTCTGGCAGAAGGACAATATCAGTGGCTGGATAAGTGATCAAGACCAACTTCTGGCTGAAAATGGTGTCCCCGAGTACATGCGGGCTCGTTTCATGTTCATGCTGCTCTGGGCATCCCAAGGCAACACGGGCCCAACTGCCTTCTGGCTCCTCTTGTATCTGCTGAAACATCCAGAGGCTCTGAAGGCTGTGAGAGATGAGGTGGATAAAGTCTCCAGGGACAGTGGGCAGGAAATAAAGGCAGGGAGCCCCCCAGTTACTGTCACTAGGGACATGCTGAACCAGACTCCTCTGCTGGACAGTGCTCTGGAGGAGACCCTGAGGCTGGTGGCAGCCCCAATGCTGGTCAGAGCTGTCCTCGAGGACACCTGTCTGACAACAAGCAGTGGGACAGCGTTCACCCTCCGCAAAGGAGACAGGGTGGCTCTGTTCCCACACATCTCTGTGCAGATGAACCCAGAAATCCACGAGGAGCCTCACAAATTTAAATACGACCGTTTTGTAAACCCAGATGGCACCAGGAAAGATTTctacagaaatgggaaaaagctgaaatttgTCAGCATGCCTTGGGGGGCAGGAGTTTCTACCTGTCCTGGGCGGTTCTTTGCTACTGCTGAAATGAAATTGTTTGTGTTCTTGATGCTGAGTCACTTTGAACTGGAGCTGGtcaatgaggaggaggagatccCAGCCATAGATATCAGCCGCTGGGGGTTTGGGACGATGCAGCCTGTCCACGACGTTCAGTTCAGATACCGGCCACGCTTTTAA
- the ACKR2 gene encoding atypical chemokine receptor 2 isoform X1, which yields MRILQHPEVKEVPKSLVQASGRMEAGEEAPLPRTAWNGYLSNFSHGTIAGSHWSNTTSGVTAATTDTWLDAANLSEYPYEYLDEEDYGLYGLCTKEEVRSFGRVFLPSFYTVIFLVGMAGNALLFTVLLMYIKKKKKMTELYLLNLVVSDFFLLLTLPFWALYISQWVTWDILCPFLNAMYTLNFYSGIFFVSCMSLDMYLQIVHACSPHSSTVCRNSILLLLVMWILSIALSIPDGLFTSTRQIHNKTIMCTQDYGQEHLFWKVVFRVIQNILGFLFPFLFMTFCYSRIMCVLNTSQIPGSRRALCLVLALVGVFFVLWCPYNVVLILHSLQDVGVIRSCESSRKLDYALQITESLSFVHCCLNPFLYAFVKKRFRAYLWKIPQAIFRRSAFFPIQDSQTSASCSRYAAEIEMLSITNAS from the exons aTGAGGATCCTGCAGCATCCAG AAGTGAAAGAAGTTCCTAAAAGCCTGGTTCAAGCCTCTGGCAGGATGGAAGCAGGAGAAGAAGCTCCT ctgCCTAGAACTGCCTGGAATGGGTATTTAAGCAATTTCAGTCATGGGACCATAGCAG GCAGCCACTGGTCAAACACAACCTCAGGAGTGACAGCAGCAACCACAGACACGTGGCTGGATGCTGCCAATTTGAGTGAATACCCGTACGAGTACCTGGATGAGGAGGATTATGGGCTCTATGGCCTCTGCACCAAAGAGGAGGTGCGCTCCTTCGGCAGGGTGTTCTTGCCATCATTTTACACCGTGATCTTCCTGGttggaatggctgggaatgccCTCCTGTTTACTGTCCTCCTCATGTacatcaagaagaaaaagaagatgacTGAGCTGTATCTGCTGAACCTGGTGGTTTCAGACTTCTTCCTGCTACTGACCCTTCCTTTCTGGGCTCTGTACATTTCTCAGTGGGTCACCTGGGACATCTTGTGCCCATTCTTAAACGCCATGTACACTCTGAACTTCTACAGTGGCATCTTCTTTGTGAGCTGCATGAGCCTGGACATGTATCTGCAGATAGTTCATGCTTGCTCTCCTCACAGCTCCACAGTGTGTAGGAATTCCATCCTCCTCTTATTAGTGATGTGGATCCTTTCCATAGCTCTCTCCATTCCTGATGGCCTCTTCACCAGCACAAGGCAAATTCACAACAAAACCATCATGTGCACCCAGGATTATGGCCAGGAACACTTATTTTGGAAAGTTGTCTTTCGGGTGATTCAAAACATCCTGGgattccttttccccttcctcttcaTGACGTTCTGCTATTCCCGCATCATGTGTGTCCTCAACACCTCACAGATACctggctccaggagagctctcTGCTTAGTCCTTGCTCTGGTGGGGGTCTTCTTTGTGCTGTGGTGTCCTTACAACGTTGTGCTCATCCTCCACTCCCTGCAAGATGTCGGTGTGATCAGGAGCTGTGAAAGCAGTAGGAAACTGGACTATGCCCTGCAGATCACGGAGAGCTTGTCCTTTGTCCACTGCTGTCTCAACCCCTTCCTCTATGCTTTTGTGAAGAAACGGTTCAGGGCATATTTGTGGAAGATCCCTCAGGCCATTTTCAGGAGAAGCGCTTTCTTTCCCATCCAGGACTCCCAGACGAGCGCATCTTGCAGCAGATATGCAGCTGAGATAGAAATGTTGAGCATCACAAATGCAtcataa
- the ACKR2 gene encoding atypical chemokine receptor 2 isoform X2 — protein sequence MKFQYLKGAYKKDEEGLFTRAWSDRTRGNGFKEGSHWSNTTSGVTAATTDTWLDAANLSEYPYEYLDEEDYGLYGLCTKEEVRSFGRVFLPSFYTVIFLVGMAGNALLFTVLLMYIKKKKKMTELYLLNLVVSDFFLLLTLPFWALYISQWVTWDILCPFLNAMYTLNFYSGIFFVSCMSLDMYLQIVHACSPHSSTVCRNSILLLLVMWILSIALSIPDGLFTSTRQIHNKTIMCTQDYGQEHLFWKVVFRVIQNILGFLFPFLFMTFCYSRIMCVLNTSQIPGSRRALCLVLALVGVFFVLWCPYNVVLILHSLQDVGVIRSCESSRKLDYALQITESLSFVHCCLNPFLYAFVKKRFRAYLWKIPQAIFRRSAFFPIQDSQTSASCSRYAAEIEMLSITNAS from the exons ATGAAATTCCAGTACttgaagggagcctacaagaaagatgaagaGGGGCTTTTCACaagagcatggagtgacaggacaagggggaatggcttcaaagaGG GCAGCCACTGGTCAAACACAACCTCAGGAGTGACAGCAGCAACCACAGACACGTGGCTGGATGCTGCCAATTTGAGTGAATACCCGTACGAGTACCTGGATGAGGAGGATTATGGGCTCTATGGCCTCTGCACCAAAGAGGAGGTGCGCTCCTTCGGCAGGGTGTTCTTGCCATCATTTTACACCGTGATCTTCCTGGttggaatggctgggaatgccCTCCTGTTTACTGTCCTCCTCATGTacatcaagaagaaaaagaagatgacTGAGCTGTATCTGCTGAACCTGGTGGTTTCAGACTTCTTCCTGCTACTGACCCTTCCTTTCTGGGCTCTGTACATTTCTCAGTGGGTCACCTGGGACATCTTGTGCCCATTCTTAAACGCCATGTACACTCTGAACTTCTACAGTGGCATCTTCTTTGTGAGCTGCATGAGCCTGGACATGTATCTGCAGATAGTTCATGCTTGCTCTCCTCACAGCTCCACAGTGTGTAGGAATTCCATCCTCCTCTTATTAGTGATGTGGATCCTTTCCATAGCTCTCTCCATTCCTGATGGCCTCTTCACCAGCACAAGGCAAATTCACAACAAAACCATCATGTGCACCCAGGATTATGGCCAGGAACACTTATTTTGGAAAGTTGTCTTTCGGGTGATTCAAAACATCCTGGgattccttttccccttcctcttcaTGACGTTCTGCTATTCCCGCATCATGTGTGTCCTCAACACCTCACAGATACctggctccaggagagctctcTGCTTAGTCCTTGCTCTGGTGGGGGTCTTCTTTGTGCTGTGGTGTCCTTACAACGTTGTGCTCATCCTCCACTCCCTGCAAGATGTCGGTGTGATCAGGAGCTGTGAAAGCAGTAGGAAACTGGACTATGCCCTGCAGATCACGGAGAGCTTGTCCTTTGTCCACTGCTGTCTCAACCCCTTCCTCTATGCTTTTGTGAAGAAACGGTTCAGGGCATATTTGTGGAAGATCCCTCAGGCCATTTTCAGGAGAAGCGCTTTCTTTCCCATCCAGGACTCCCAGACGAGCGCATCTTGCAGCAGATATGCAGCTGAGATAGAAATGTTGAGCATCACAAATGCAtcataa
- the HIGD1A gene encoding HIG1 domain family member 1A, mitochondrial isoform X1 → MTTMSPSQEPVFPDYETETSQTSKLIKKFKETPFVPIGMVGFAGVVAYGLYKLKHRGDMKMSLHLIHMRVAAQGFAVGALTCGVLYSLFRDYVVKPKE, encoded by the exons ATGA CCACCATGTCACCCAGCCAGGAACCTGTTTTCCCTGACTATGAGACAGAGACCAGCCAGACCTCGAAGCTGATAAAAAAATTTAAGGAGACACCATTTGTGCCCATTG GGATGGTCGGCTTTGCAGGTGTAGTTGCCTACGGGCTGTACAAGCTGAAGCACAGAGGTGACATGAAAATGTCCCTGCACCTGATCCACATGCGCGTAGCAGCCCAGGGCTTCGCCGTGGGAGCCCTGACATGTG GTGTACTGTATTCCCTGTTCCGGGATTACGTGGTGAAGCCCAAGGAATAG
- the HIGD1A gene encoding HIG1 domain family member 1A, mitochondrial isoform X2 has product MSPSQEPVFPDYETETSQTSKLIKKFKETPFVPIGMVGFAGVVAYGLYKLKHRGDMKMSLHLIHMRVAAQGFAVGALTCGVLYSLFRDYVVKPKE; this is encoded by the exons ATGTCACCCAGCCAGGAACCTGTTTTCCCTGACTATGAGACAGAGACCAGCCAGACCTCGAAGCTGATAAAAAAATTTAAGGAGACACCATTTGTGCCCATTG GGATGGTCGGCTTTGCAGGTGTAGTTGCCTACGGGCTGTACAAGCTGAAGCACAGAGGTGACATGAAAATGTCCCTGCACCTGATCCACATGCGCGTAGCAGCCCAGGGCTTCGCCGTGGGAGCCCTGACATGTG GTGTACTGTATTCCCTGTTCCGGGATTACGTGGTGAAGCCCAAGGAATAG